In Perca flavescens isolate YP-PL-M2 chromosome 7, PFLA_1.0, whole genome shotgun sequence, the following proteins share a genomic window:
- the ifrd2 gene encoding interferon-related developmental regulator 2 isoform X2, protein MPRSKKGKRGSSKTGIKNGVKGESGASDDELTSDILSHCSSASESTSLLEEGTGGEQVDEQTAQEETEDKLKQCIDNLMDKSTKTRLAGLESLRQAFCSRVLYDFLTERRLTISDCLERSLKKGSAEEQAAAATLFTLLCIQLGGGDEAEEGFKLLRPIFTAILIDNSASIAARQSCARALGLCCYVSTAEEGEDLIKSLALLESVFMSSYPNRDGTLPIPKPGSPGLHSAALQAWSLLVTLCPTSRLTVLLDLHLPKLQACLQSSDVNYRIAVGETIALLVELGRDLDEEFEVEDNEGLSQCLKSLATDGNKHRAKNDRRKQRSIFREVLHYIENEDFTEEKIRFGVESVYIDSWMRRRIYDAFKEILESGVRHHLQFNPLLRDIFGLGPPLILDATVKGNKISRFEKHLFNSAAFKARTKQRNKVRDKRADVM, encoded by the exons ATGCCACGGAGTAAAAAGGGGAAACGTGGCTCCAGCAAGACGG gtATTAAAAATGGGGTGAAAGGAGAGTCGGGGGCCAGTGATGATGAGCTGACGTCTGATATTCTCAGCCACTGTAGCAGTGCCAGTGAAAGTACCTCTCTGCTGGAAGAGGGCACAG GAGGGGAGCAGGTGGATGAGCAGACTGCCCAGGAGGAAACGGAAGATAAACTCAAGCAGTGTATAGACAACTTAATGGATAAGAG caCTAAGACGCGTCTAGCAGGTCTTGAGTCGTTGCGACAGGCCTTCTGCTCCAGAGTGCTCTACGACTTCCTGACAGAGAGACGCCTCACTATCAGCGACTGCCTGGAAAGAAGCCTTAAAAAAG GCAGCGCGGAGGAGCAGGCAGCAGCGGCCACACTCTTCACCCTGCTCTGTATCCAGCTGGGGGGTGGAGACGAGGCAGAGGAGGGCTTCAAGTTGCTTCGCCCCATCTTCACCGCCATTCTGATTGACAACAGTGCCAGCATAGCAGCCCGCCAGAGT TGTGCCAGAGCTTTGGGGCTGTGCTGTTATGTCTCTACCGCGGAAGAAGGAGAG GACTTGATCAAGTCGTTGGCGCTTCTGGAGAGCGTGTTCATGTCTTCCTACCCCAACAGAGACGGAACGCTGCCCATACCCAAACCCGGCAGTCCAGGCCTCCACAGTGCTGCCCTGCAGGCCTGGTCGCTGCTGGTCACCCTCTGTCCTACATCTAGACTGACTGTGCTGCTAGACCT TCACCTCCCCAAACTGCAGGCATGTCTGCAGAGCAGTGACGTCAACTACAGGATAGCAGTGGGAGAGACCATCGCCCTGCTGGTGGAGCTGGGACGAGATCTAGAcgag gaattTGAGGTGGAGGACAATGAAGGTCTGTCTCAGTGTCTAAAGAGTTTAGCCACAGATGGCAATAAGCACAGAGCCAAGAACGACCGGCGGAAACAGCGCTCCATTTTCAGAGAGGTGCTACATTACATAGAG AACGAGGACTTCACCGAGGAGAAGATCCGGTTTGGAGTGGAGAGCGTCTACATCGACAGCTGGATGAGGAGAAGAATCTACGATGCCTTCAAAGAGATCCTGGAGTCTGGAGTCAGACACCATCTACAG TTCAACCCACTACTGAGAGACATCTTTGGCCTCGGCCCTCCACTCATCCTGGACGCTACTGTCAAAGGCAACAAGATCTCTCGATTTGAGAAG caTCTTTTCAACTCTGCTGCTTTTAAGGCCAGGACTAAACAGAGGAACAAAGTCCGGGACAAACGGGCTGATGTAATGTGA
- the ifrd2 gene encoding interferon-related developmental regulator 2 isoform X1, which yields MPRSKKGKRGSSKTGSLRQEVLQLQLSAKASLKGIKNGVKGESGASDDELTSDILSHCSSASESTSLLEEGTGGEQVDEQTAQEETEDKLKQCIDNLMDKSTKTRLAGLESLRQAFCSRVLYDFLTERRLTISDCLERSLKKGSAEEQAAAATLFTLLCIQLGGGDEAEEGFKLLRPIFTAILIDNSASIAARQSCARALGLCCYVSTAEEGEDLIKSLALLESVFMSSYPNRDGTLPIPKPGSPGLHSAALQAWSLLVTLCPTSRLTVLLDLHLPKLQACLQSSDVNYRIAVGETIALLVELGRDLDEEFEVEDNEGLSQCLKSLATDGNKHRAKNDRRKQRSIFREVLHYIENEDFTEEKIRFGVESVYIDSWMRRRIYDAFKEILESGVRHHLQFNPLLRDIFGLGPPLILDATVKGNKISRFEKHLFNSAAFKARTKQRNKVRDKRADVM from the exons ATGCCACGGAGTAAAAAGGGGAAACGTGGCTCCAGCAAGACGG GCTCTCTACGTCAGGAGGTtcttcagctgcagctgtcgGCTAAAGCCTCACTGAAAG gtATTAAAAATGGGGTGAAAGGAGAGTCGGGGGCCAGTGATGATGAGCTGACGTCTGATATTCTCAGCCACTGTAGCAGTGCCAGTGAAAGTACCTCTCTGCTGGAAGAGGGCACAG GAGGGGAGCAGGTGGATGAGCAGACTGCCCAGGAGGAAACGGAAGATAAACTCAAGCAGTGTATAGACAACTTAATGGATAAGAG caCTAAGACGCGTCTAGCAGGTCTTGAGTCGTTGCGACAGGCCTTCTGCTCCAGAGTGCTCTACGACTTCCTGACAGAGAGACGCCTCACTATCAGCGACTGCCTGGAAAGAAGCCTTAAAAAAG GCAGCGCGGAGGAGCAGGCAGCAGCGGCCACACTCTTCACCCTGCTCTGTATCCAGCTGGGGGGTGGAGACGAGGCAGAGGAGGGCTTCAAGTTGCTTCGCCCCATCTTCACCGCCATTCTGATTGACAACAGTGCCAGCATAGCAGCCCGCCAGAGT TGTGCCAGAGCTTTGGGGCTGTGCTGTTATGTCTCTACCGCGGAAGAAGGAGAG GACTTGATCAAGTCGTTGGCGCTTCTGGAGAGCGTGTTCATGTCTTCCTACCCCAACAGAGACGGAACGCTGCCCATACCCAAACCCGGCAGTCCAGGCCTCCACAGTGCTGCCCTGCAGGCCTGGTCGCTGCTGGTCACCCTCTGTCCTACATCTAGACTGACTGTGCTGCTAGACCT TCACCTCCCCAAACTGCAGGCATGTCTGCAGAGCAGTGACGTCAACTACAGGATAGCAGTGGGAGAGACCATCGCCCTGCTGGTGGAGCTGGGACGAGATCTAGAcgag gaattTGAGGTGGAGGACAATGAAGGTCTGTCTCAGTGTCTAAAGAGTTTAGCCACAGATGGCAATAAGCACAGAGCCAAGAACGACCGGCGGAAACAGCGCTCCATTTTCAGAGAGGTGCTACATTACATAGAG AACGAGGACTTCACCGAGGAGAAGATCCGGTTTGGAGTGGAGAGCGTCTACATCGACAGCTGGATGAGGAGAAGAATCTACGATGCCTTCAAAGAGATCCTGGAGTCTGGAGTCAGACACCATCTACAG TTCAACCCACTACTGAGAGACATCTTTGGCCTCGGCCCTCCACTCATCCTGGACGCTACTGTCAAAGGCAACAAGATCTCTCGATTTGAGAAG caTCTTTTCAACTCTGCTGCTTTTAAGGCCAGGACTAAACAGAGGAACAAAGTCCGGGACAAACGGGCTGATGTAATGTGA